The following are encoded together in the Hyalangium minutum genome:
- a CDS encoding SEL1-like repeat protein translates to MCRSGAGICLALVLLATRGLAQGASKAEEFFGKEELSRQAKAHEKGCKKGDAGECFNLALVFQQGLGGVTKDDARAATFFQKACDKGHMDACTNLGISYAEGQGVPRDSRKAVEFFDKACNGNDPKGCFNLGLAHTMGLQGTQDLAKAATFYEKACNGGHADGCLSLGMAYAKGNGVEKNPERSATYLDKGCEKGNMSACSALGVAYMTGSGVKQDPKKAVGLFEKSCNAAMPGGCLNLGYAHLQGNGVEKNPERAKSLFTRGCELGLAPACAALRKVPSTPKTP, encoded by the coding sequence ATGTGCCGTTCTGGAGCCGGGATCTGTCTGGCCCTCGTCCTGCTGGCAACGCGGGGCCTCGCACAAGGGGCCTCGAAGGCCGAGGAGTTCTTTGGAAAGGAAGAGCTGTCCCGTCAGGCGAAGGCCCACGAGAAGGGCTGCAAGAAGGGAGATGCGGGCGAGTGCTTCAACCTGGCCCTGGTCTTCCAGCAGGGGCTCGGTGGCGTGACGAAGGACGACGCTCGTGCCGCCACCTTCTTCCAGAAGGCCTGCGACAAGGGACACATGGACGCGTGCACCAACCTCGGCATCTCCTACGCAGAGGGGCAGGGCGTGCCGAGGGATTCGCGGAAGGCCGTGGAGTTCTTCGACAAGGCCTGCAATGGCAACGATCCGAAGGGCTGCTTCAACCTGGGGCTGGCCCACACCATGGGGCTCCAAGGGACGCAGGATCTCGCCAAGGCCGCCACGTTTTATGAGAAGGCCTGCAACGGGGGCCACGCGGATGGCTGCCTCAGCCTGGGGATGGCGTACGCGAAGGGCAATGGGGTGGAGAAGAACCCGGAGCGCTCCGCCACGTACCTCGACAAGGGGTGCGAGAAGGGGAACATGTCCGCCTGCAGCGCGTTGGGCGTGGCGTACATGACGGGCAGCGGCGTGAAGCAGGATCCGAAGAAGGCCGTGGGCCTCTTCGAGAAGTCCTGCAATGCGGCCATGCCGGGCGGCTGCCTCAACCTCGGCTATGCCCACCTTCAGGGCAACGGGGTGGAGAAGAACCCGGAGCGCGCGAAGTCCCTCTTCACCCGAGGCTGTGAGCTGGGACTCGCGCCAGCCTGCGCCGCGCTCCGGAAAGTCCCCAGCACCCCGAAGACGCCCTGA
- a CDS encoding lipid-transfer protein, producing MGRRVNVAGVGMIKFAKPGASEEYDVMAAKAGRAALQDAGVRYEDIEQAFVGYVYGDSTCGQRAVYGLGLTGIPVINVNNNCSTGSTALYLARQAIEGGMAECVLALGFEKMEKGALGAKYDDRVNPVERHVDVLNRTQGFASGPLTAQMFGGAGREYRWKYGTKRETFAKISEKARKHAAKNPYALFSQPLTVEEVLASEEVFDPLTRYQCCPPTCGAAAAVLCSDEFARKHGITKPVYIAAQTMTTDLPSSFENSMIKMVGFDMAAKAAKQIYERAGVGPEDVDVVELHDCFTANELLTYEAIGLCKEGEAEKFIWDGDNTYGGKFVTNPSGGLLSKGHPLGATGLAQCTELVWQLRGQAEQRQVENARVALQHNLGLGGACVMTLYRRDS from the coding sequence ATGGGTCGTCGAGTCAATGTCGCCGGTGTGGGCATGATCAAGTTCGCCAAGCCCGGCGCGAGCGAAGAGTATGACGTGATGGCGGCGAAGGCCGGGCGCGCGGCGTTGCAGGACGCGGGCGTGCGCTACGAGGACATCGAGCAGGCCTTCGTGGGGTACGTCTACGGCGACAGCACCTGCGGCCAGCGCGCCGTCTACGGGCTGGGGCTGACGGGCATCCCCGTCATCAACGTGAACAACAACTGCTCCACGGGCTCCACCGCGCTCTACCTGGCGCGGCAGGCCATCGAGGGTGGGATGGCCGAGTGCGTGCTGGCGCTCGGCTTCGAGAAGATGGAGAAGGGCGCGCTGGGCGCCAAGTATGACGACCGGGTGAATCCGGTGGAGCGGCACGTGGACGTGCTGAACCGCACCCAGGGCTTCGCCAGCGGGCCGCTGACGGCGCAGATGTTCGGCGGCGCGGGCCGCGAGTACCGCTGGAAGTACGGCACCAAGCGCGAGACGTTCGCGAAGATCTCCGAGAAGGCGCGCAAGCACGCCGCGAAGAACCCGTACGCGTTGTTTAGCCAGCCGCTCACGGTGGAGGAGGTGCTGGCTTCGGAGGAGGTGTTCGATCCGCTCACGCGCTACCAGTGCTGCCCGCCCACGTGCGGTGCGGCGGCGGCGGTGCTGTGCTCGGACGAGTTCGCCCGGAAGCACGGCATCACCAAGCCGGTGTACATCGCCGCGCAGACGATGACCACGGATCTGCCCTCGAGCTTCGAGAACAGCATGATCAAGATGGTGGGCTTCGACATGGCGGCGAAGGCGGCCAAGCAGATCTACGAGCGCGCTGGCGTGGGCCCCGAGGACGTGGATGTGGTGGAGCTGCACGACTGCTTCACGGCCAACGAGCTGCTCACGTACGAGGCCATCGGCCTGTGCAAGGAGGGCGAGGCCGAGAAGTTCATCTGGGACGGCGACAACACCTACGGCGGCAAGTTCGTCACCAACCCGTCGGGCGGCCTGCTCTCCAAGGGCCACCCGCTGGGTGCCACGGGCCTGGCGCAGTGCACGGAGCTGGTATGGCAGCTCCGCGGCCAGGCCGAGCAGCGCCAGGTGGAGAACGCGCGCGTCGCCCTCCAGCACAACCTGGGGCTGGGCGGCGCTTGCGTGATGACGCTCTACCGCCGCGACTCGTAG